A single genomic interval of Mucilaginibacter robiniae harbors:
- a CDS encoding sialate O-acetylesterase: MKLTGIWLAAFILKVSAVNATVTLPKILGNDMVLQRNQPVPIWGNAAPGEVVTVSFNKQNVKVTANSSGQWMVKLKAMPASAQPQTLTIKGTNIIQLHNILVGEVWLCSGQSNMAYEMRKNSKVAKPDTSTANSPVDELERAHNSAIRIFTVDRKKQVKPDSTHSGWSVAQDSALRAFSAAGYFFAKNVYAQLKVPVGIICSAVSGSRIEPWINETAFAEEPYFKSVKIEGDPGKFYHPMIEPLAPFAIKGFLWYQGESNVGETTSYIYKMQVLIDSWRKLWHNEKLPFYFVQLAPYLNTKDPKFNPQTLPEFREAQVEVTHIPNTGIIVTTDLNDDVKNIHPPFKWEIGRRLALLALAKTYGYKNIIYSGPMYQHMKVEGNKILLDFSSAGSGLVSHNGKPLSDFEIAGADGKFMPAEATIQDNSVIVSNATITKPVAVRFAWNEIAQPNFYNKEGLPAVPFRTDNPLHYTYKH; the protein is encoded by the coding sequence ATGAAATTAACGGGAATTTGGCTTGCTGCGTTTATACTGAAAGTTAGCGCGGTAAATGCAACCGTTACGCTTCCTAAAATTTTAGGCAATGACATGGTTTTGCAGCGTAACCAACCTGTGCCCATCTGGGGCAATGCTGCACCTGGTGAAGTGGTTACCGTAAGTTTTAATAAACAGAATGTTAAAGTAACTGCAAATAGTAGTGGTCAGTGGATGGTAAAGCTAAAAGCTATGCCAGCTTCGGCGCAGCCACAAACATTAACCATAAAAGGTACTAACATTATACAACTGCACAATATTTTAGTTGGTGAAGTTTGGTTGTGTTCAGGCCAGTCAAATATGGCTTATGAAATGCGTAAAAACAGTAAGGTAGCTAAGCCAGATACCAGCACTGCTAATTCGCCAGTTGATGAGTTGGAAAGGGCGCATAACTCAGCTATCCGCATTTTTACGGTGGATCGTAAAAAGCAGGTAAAGCCTGATTCTACCCACTCGGGCTGGAGCGTGGCGCAAGATTCTGCCTTGCGGGCCTTCTCGGCAGCAGGTTATTTTTTTGCAAAAAATGTATATGCTCAATTAAAAGTGCCGGTAGGCATTATCTGTTCAGCCGTAAGCGGTAGCCGAATTGAACCTTGGATTAATGAAACGGCTTTTGCAGAAGAACCTTATTTTAAATCGGTTAAAATAGAGGGCGATCCTGGCAAATTTTATCACCCCATGATTGAACCGCTGGCGCCATTTGCTATTAAAGGTTTTTTATGGTACCAAGGCGAAAGTAACGTAGGTGAAACCACCAGTTACATTTATAAAATGCAGGTACTAATAGATAGCTGGCGCAAGCTGTGGCATAATGAAAAACTGCCATTTTATTTTGTACAGTTAGCTCCTTACCTGAATACTAAAGATCCCAAATTTAACCCGCAAACTTTACCTGAGTTTCGTGAAGCCCAAGTTGAGGTTACGCACATACCTAACACCGGAATTATTGTAACTACCGATTTGAATGATGATGTGAAAAACATTCATCCACCTTTTAAATGGGAAATAGGAAGAAGACTGGCTTTGTTGGCCTTAGCCAAAACTTACGGATATAAAAACATCATTTATTCTGGCCCTATGTACCAGCACATGAAAGTGGAAGGTAACAAGATACTACTTGATTTTAGTAGTGCCGGTAGCGGGCTTGTTAGCCATAATGGTAAACCTTTAAGTGATTTCGAGATTGCTGGTGCAGATGGAAAGTTTATGCCGGCTGAAGCTACAATACAGGACAATAGTGTAATTGTTTCAAACGCTACTATAACTAAGCCGGTTGCTGTACGCTTTGCCTGGAATGAGATTGCACAGCCTAACTTTTATAATAAAGAAGGCTTGCCCGCAGTGCCGTTCCGTACTGATAACCCACTACATTATACTTACAAACACTAA